A part of Paenibacillus sp. IHBB 10380 genomic DNA contains:
- a CDS encoding phage minor head protein yields the protein MCETCWERIAKADDAEFLDSLELTNAERSVLEELYKQGEDRIVEILELQGKELHEAIQDLSEELLIDIGELGKVLISVQAGDLFTVQFEQAVYDAFTPLFHLAGESELTVLNNDKSWSTKNKAASRFARNLKKLVPDMNGTSKDVMTRAFQKAIKEGKTPSERAVLVQEISAVATKGEDGPFTMKRAVTVARTMSTAAANGGKLEGWKQSEVVTGKKWRSSKGSRTRKTHRKANGQVQPLDKPFKVGKSDLMFPGDPSGRAEEIIHCRCTMQSEMD from the coding sequence ATGTGTGAGACATGTTGGGAACGGATAGCAAAGGCAGATGACGCGGAATTTCTGGATAGCTTGGAGTTGACTAACGCCGAACGTTCAGTACTTGAAGAGCTATACAAGCAGGGAGAAGATCGGATTGTTGAGATTCTTGAGCTGCAGGGCAAAGAATTGCACGAAGCCATTCAGGATCTAAGCGAGGAGTTACTGATTGATATTGGGGAGCTAGGCAAGGTGTTGATATCTGTCCAGGCTGGTGATCTGTTCACGGTACAATTTGAACAGGCTGTCTATGATGCATTCACACCGCTGTTTCACCTGGCTGGGGAATCAGAGCTTACTGTCCTTAATAATGACAAAAGTTGGTCCACGAAAAATAAGGCTGCTTCACGGTTTGCTAGAAATCTTAAGAAGCTTGTTCCTGACATGAACGGCACATCTAAGGACGTTATGACCCGAGCTTTCCAGAAGGCTATCAAGGAAGGGAAGACACCTTCAGAGAGAGCGGTATTAGTGCAAGAGATCAGCGCTGTAGCTACAAAGGGAGAAGATGGTCCTTTTACTATGAAGCGAGCTGTCACAGTTGCCCGCACAATGAGTACAGCCGCAGCCAACGGTGGGAAGCTTGAGGGATGGAAGCAGTCAGAAGTTGTCACAGGTAAGAAATGGCGGTCTTCAAAGGGGAGCCGTACCCGCAAAACGCATAGGAAAGCGAATGGTCAAGTCCAACCCCTCGACAAACCCTTTAAGGTTGGGAAAAGCGATCTGATGTTTCCGGGTGATCCTTCAGGACGTGCGGAGGAGATCATTCATTGTCGCTGCACGATGCAATCAGAGATGGATTAA